A region of the Bacillus sp. NP247 genome:
GATCATATAGTCTTTTCGTTTACTTTTTAGTCCTGACATGGAAAGTTTAAATAACATGTTGAACCTTCTTTCTTATGCTTTTGGTGTGCCTAAATCTGCAAGCACATCTAAAATTTCTTTATAAAACTCTTCACAAATACCTCTGCGATAAATTTCTTTATACAGTTCTCCGTCTTGGATAAATAAAATACGTCGGCAGTAACTCGCACTAAATGGATCATGTGTAACCATCATAATTGAAACATCCTGCTCTTCATTTAAGTTGGTCATCGCCTCTAATAAACTTTTCGCATTTTTAGAATCAAGCGCTCCTGTTGGCTCATCTCCTAAAATAATTGCTGGCTCATGTACAAGTGCACGAGCCGCTGCCGAACGTTGTTTTTGTCCACCAGATACTTCGGACGGATATTTTTGAAGAATCTCTGAAATCCCTAACATTTCTGCTACCTTTTTCACCTTTGATCCAATTCTTTTCGATTGAGTACCTTGTAGAGAAAGCGGTAATGCAATGTTTTCATAGATTGATAAATTTTCAAGCAAGTTAAAATCTTGAAAGATAAACCCTAGTTTCTTTGAGCGAAAATCAGATAATTCCCCTTGCTTCATTTTCGTAATATCTGTTCCAGCAATTTCAACAATTCCACCTGTCGCTTTATCTAATGTAGAAATTACATTCAATAATGTTGTTTTCCCTGAACCAGATGGTCCCATAATCCCAACGAATTCACCCTCTTGAATCGAGAACGATACATTCTTTAGTACATGCGATTGGCTCTCACCTTTTTTACCGTATACCTTTTGTACATTCTTTACCTCCACAACTGTTGCTTTCATATATATCCTCCTACACTTCTTTTTCCTATTTTTATTTCCCTTACATATTTTCCGAGCATTTCTTAACCCATTTCTAAGTATAGATAGCATTTCTTAATAAATAGCAGCGGATATTCTTAACATTTCTTTAAGAATATGAAAAAGCCCCAAAGCTAGTAGCTTGGGACTTTTGATTTCTATATTCTATTTTTGAGTAAGAAATAAAGACTTTATTTCTCCTCTTAATCTTACTCTACCTAAAAAAAATGATATTCATCTATACTTTGCTACCCTTTAGGTTCTACTAAAATGACATCTTCTAAATCATATAAATTCGCCTTTGGTTTTGCATAAATAATATGTGCAAGGCCATATTTATCCGGCTCTTGATCTATTACCTCCGCTACTTCAAGACCAGGTGGTATTTTCCGGCTCAATTCAGAGGTAATAATGCTATCACCTATTTTTATTTCTTTCGCTTTATCTGATGGAATATTATCAATTCGAAGAGCTTGTTTTTCCTTATCATACCCTGTAACAAATCCTAAAATGGATGAGTTATTTTGGAAGGTGATTGCTAAACGATTTGTTCTTTCATCTTTCGTAATTAATTTCACAATAGATGTAAATTGATCTACACTCTCTACCTTTCCAATAAGACCACTCACCGTCATAACAGCCATATCAACCTTTACACCATGTTGTACCCCTCTATTAAGAGCGATTTTTCCATACCAATCTTCTGCTACACGCCTTACTACTGTAGCTTGAATTAAATTATATTTTCCTTGTTCCTTTAATTCTCTCGTCTTGTTGATAAGCTTAGTAAGGTTTTCTTTCTCCTCACTTAACATTTGCACTTTACTCTTTAACGATTCTTGGTTCTCGATTTTTTCTTGCAATAATTGATTCTCTTTATATACTTTATAAATGTCTTCTATATTGTTAACAATATTTTGTACATGCCTATTATTCGTACATACATACATCATCAATAAAACAAAAAGAATAATTGAAAGAAATAATAATATTTTCCTCTTAGAAACCTGCATAATCATCCTGTTACTCCTTACCATTTTTTATCTACACAATATAGAATACTAGTAGTTGTATACAGAAGAAATGCAGTTTAGATAAAGTTCAGATAATCTTTATCTTCTTTATAAAAATTTTAGAAATTATCATATACTGCCATTACATTTGAAGCTTGATCGTTACTTTATCTATTGAATTCAACTTATAATTTCTATAACTAATTATGTTTTATTGTTACTTTTTCTTTTGCTTTAGCTGGTATTTCGTCACCTTGTATTTCTTCCCATTTCATACCATAGGTCCCTTTAGATT
Encoded here:
- the mreC gene encoding rod shape-determining protein MreC produces the protein MIMQVSKRKILLFLSIILFVLLMMYVCTNNRHVQNIVNNIEDIYKVYKENQLLQEKIENQESLKSKVQMLSEEKENLTKLINKTRELKEQGKYNLIQATVVRRVAEDWYGKIALNRGVQHGVKVDMAVMTVSGLIGKVESVDQFTSIVKLITKDERTNRLAITFQNNSSILGFVTGYDKEKQALRIDNIPSDKAKEIKIGDSIITSELSRKIPPGLEVAEVIDQEPDKYGLAHIIYAKPKANLYDLEDVILVEPKG
- a CDS encoding ABC transporter ATP-binding protein, which codes for MKATVVEVKNVQKVYGKKGESQSHVLKNVSFSIQEGEFVGIMGPSGSGKTTLLNVISTLDKATGGIVEIAGTDITKMKQGELSDFRSKKLGFIFQDFNLLENLSIYENIALPLSLQGTQSKRIGSKVKKVAEMLGISEILQKYPSEVSGGQKQRSAAARALVHEPAIILGDEPTGALDSKNAKSLLEAMTNLNEEQDVSIMMVTHDPFSASYCRRILFIQDGELYKEIYRRGICEEFYKEILDVLADLGTPKA